One Qipengyuania aurantiaca genomic region harbors:
- a CDS encoding amidohydrolase family protein, which yields MKLLKILSAAFAVLVATPLAAQMQPVPDRTEGEGPYPTLIVSGATMVEGSGAPPMGPVDIVIEGDRIAAIHGGAAPDAVRAGAARIIDAKGMTVMPGFVDTHGHNGDPSKAGQPSYGYKLWLAHGVTSVRGVSFYWGPGQPDLSDTQRSAANTITAPRLFPYAAFGDKWDRGPITTEAEAREWVRWAKAQGFWGIKFFNSLEPALLKAALDEAEKQQMGSVAHLAQPGVQRVNAAKAVELGMDGVTHFYGHFESLLDEAALPTYPQGYNYYDEQSRFAWVARLADQVVEPGSEEWDAYIDHLVDSGVTLSPTFNIYSASRDVMAAKNRDWHERYSLPSLMDFYAPSATNHGSYYKDWSTEDEVAWRKFYRYWFDLTKEFHRRGGRVTAGSDPGYIYQTWGFAYIGELEMLREAGLEPLEVIRAATVAGAEEIYQARGQTPPMGTIQVGKLADLVIVPGNPLDNLKLLYGTGHTKLNYETGAIEQVGGVRWTIKDGIVYDAPALLEDVARMVEAQKAAR from the coding sequence ATGAAACTTTTGAAAATCCTGAGTGCAGCTTTTGCTGTCCTAGTCGCGACGCCGCTTGCCGCGCAGATGCAGCCCGTCCCCGACCGCACCGAGGGCGAGGGCCCCTACCCTACGCTGATCGTTTCGGGCGCGACGATGGTCGAAGGCTCCGGCGCGCCGCCGATGGGGCCGGTCGATATCGTGATCGAGGGCGATCGCATCGCCGCAATCCATGGCGGCGCGGCTCCCGATGCGGTGCGCGCAGGCGCTGCACGGATCATCGACGCCAAGGGCATGACGGTAATGCCCGGCTTCGTCGACACGCATGGCCACAACGGCGATCCCTCCAAGGCGGGGCAGCCCTCCTATGGCTACAAGCTATGGCTCGCCCATGGGGTGACGAGCGTGCGCGGCGTGTCCTTCTACTGGGGGCCGGGCCAGCCGGACCTGTCCGACACACAGCGCAGCGCCGCCAACACGATCACCGCCCCGCGCCTGTTTCCCTATGCCGCTTTCGGCGACAAGTGGGACCGCGGCCCGATTACGACCGAAGCGGAGGCGCGCGAATGGGTGCGCTGGGCGAAGGCGCAAGGCTTCTGGGGCATCAAGTTCTTCAACAGCCTCGAACCGGCGCTGCTCAAAGCCGCGCTCGACGAGGCGGAGAAGCAGCAGATGGGCAGCGTCGCCCACCTCGCCCAACCGGGCGTCCAAAGGGTCAACGCGGCGAAGGCGGTCGAGCTCGGCATGGACGGCGTCACCCATTTCTACGGCCATTTCGAAAGCCTGCTGGATGAGGCCGCGCTGCCGACCTACCCGCAGGGCTACAATTATTACGACGAGCAATCGCGCTTCGCCTGGGTCGCACGGCTGGCCGACCAGGTGGTGGAGCCGGGCAGCGAGGAATGGGACGCCTATATCGACCACCTCGTCGACAGCGGCGTGACGCTGAGCCCCACCTTCAACATCTATTCCGCTAGCCGCGACGTGATGGCAGCGAAGAACCGCGACTGGCACGAACGGTACAGTCTGCCGAGCCTCATGGACTTCTATGCCCCAAGCGCGACCAATCACGGCAGCTATTACAAGGACTGGTCGACCGAAGACGAAGTCGCCTGGCGCAAGTTCTACCGATACTGGTTCGATCTGACGAAAGAATTCCACCGCCGCGGCGGGCGCGTCACGGCGGGCAGCGATCCGGGCTATATCTACCAGACCTGGGGCTTCGCCTATATCGGCGAGCTGGAAATGCTGCGCGAAGCCGGCCTCGAGCCGCTCGAGGTCATCCGCGCCGCCACCGTGGCCGGGGCCGAGGAAATCTACCAGGCGCGCGGGCAAACCCCGCCAATGGGGACCATCCAGGTCGGCAAGCTGGCCGATCTCGTGATCGTGCCGGGCAATCCGCTCGACAATCTGAAGCTGCTCTATGGCACCGGCCATACCAAGCTGAATTACGAGACCGGCGCCATCGAGCAGGTCGGCGGCGTGCGCTGGACCATCAAGGACGGCATTGTCTACGACGCGCCCGCCTTGCTGGAAGACGTCGCGCGCATGGTGGAGGCGCAGAAAGCGGCGCGCTAA
- a CDS encoding SIMPL domain-containing protein has translation MMRPTRLLAAPALMLAAALPMTAHAGEVQITAQNPVIELTVFEQIEVEPDTATIWTGVQSDANTAVEALRRNSAEMQRLVSLIRALGIAERDIQTSRISLNPRYDYQNRGDQPPRFLGYRASNQVTVKLRDLDRVGEVLDAMVEAGATNINGPNFSIEDDEAAKAQARSNALERGRAQAEEYARLAGYTGVRLLQVAESIRGSSGMMEQSDRIVVTGSRSMAAPPPPVAPGVVATGVGIALTYEMTR, from the coding sequence ATGATGCGCCCCACCAGACTGCTTGCCGCACCGGCCCTGATGCTTGCCGCAGCCCTGCCGATGACGGCGCATGCGGGCGAAGTGCAGATTACCGCCCAAAACCCCGTGATCGAATTGACGGTCTTCGAGCAGATCGAGGTCGAGCCGGATACGGCGACGATCTGGACCGGTGTCCAGTCCGACGCGAACACCGCTGTCGAGGCGCTGCGGCGCAATTCGGCGGAAATGCAGCGGCTGGTTTCGCTGATCCGCGCGCTTGGCATTGCCGAGCGCGACATCCAGACTTCGCGGATTAGCCTGAACCCGCGTTACGATTACCAGAACCGGGGCGACCAGCCGCCCCGCTTTCTCGGCTATCGCGCCAGCAACCAGGTGACCGTCAAGCTGCGCGATCTCGACCGGGTCGGCGAAGTGCTCGACGCGATGGTCGAAGCCGGTGCGACCAATATCAACGGACCGAATTTCTCCATTGAGGACGACGAGGCCGCCAAGGCGCAGGCTCGCAGCAACGCGCTCGAGCGCGGACGCGCGCAGGCCGAGGAATACGCCCGGCTGGCCGGCTACACCGGTGTTCGCTTGCTGCAGGTGGCCGAATCCATCCGCGGGTCGAGCGGCATGATGGAGCAGAGCGACCGGATCGTCGTAACCGGCTCCCGCAGCATGGCTGCGCCGCCCCCGCCGGTGGCGCCCGGCGTCGTTGCGACTGGCGTCGGCATTGCGCTGACTTATGAGATGACCCGCTGA
- a CDS encoding PepSY domain-containing protein — MKQLLASLLALGLVAGPLTATPAEAQRRSDQGEARKEMRAGNILRAREIENRVLPMMGDAEYLGFDYDSTAMAYRLKFIKKGRVLYVDVDARTGRILRRSR, encoded by the coding sequence ATGAAACAGCTTCTCGCCTCCCTGCTCGCCCTCGGCCTGGTTGCCGGGCCGCTGACCGCCACGCCGGCGGAAGCGCAGCGTCGCTCCGACCAGGGCGAGGCGCGCAAGGAGATGCGGGCGGGCAATATCCTGCGCGCTCGCGAGATCGAGAATCGTGTGCTGCCGATGATGGGTGATGCCGAATACCTCGGCTTCGACTACGATTCGACCGCGATGGCGTATCGCCTGAAGTTCATCAAGAAGGGCCGTGTGCTCTATGTCGATGTCGACGCGCGCACGGGCCGGATCCTGCGCCGCAGCCGCTGA
- a CDS encoding response regulator transcription factor produces MRILIVEDEPTLGQQLKSTLEQNGYAVDLSTDGEDGHFLGSTEDYDAVILDLGLPEIDGLTVLGMWRKEGRKFPVLVLTARDSWSDKVAGLDAGADDYLAKPFQTEELIARLRALIRRASGNTSSELTAGDVRLDTRSGRVTLKGEPVKLTAQEYKLLSYLMHHKGKVVSRTELIEHIYDQDFDRDSNTIEVFVTRIRKKLGAEVITTIRGLGYSLDDPADQPRAS; encoded by the coding sequence ATGAGAATCCTGATCGTCGAAGACGAGCCGACGCTGGGCCAGCAGCTCAAGAGCACGCTGGAGCAGAACGGCTATGCGGTGGACCTGTCCACCGATGGCGAGGATGGCCACTTCCTCGGTTCCACCGAAGATTACGACGCGGTGATCCTCGATCTCGGCCTGCCCGAGATCGACGGTCTGACCGTGCTCGGCATGTGGCGCAAGGAGGGGCGTAAGTTCCCCGTTCTCGTGCTGACCGCGCGCGACAGCTGGTCGGACAAGGTTGCCGGGCTGGATGCGGGCGCGGACGATTACCTTGCCAAGCCCTTCCAGACCGAAGAGCTGATTGCTCGCCTCCGCGCGCTCATCCGTCGCGCGTCCGGCAACACCTCCAGCGAACTGACGGCCGGCGATGTGCGTCTCGACACGCGTTCGGGCCGCGTCACGCTGAAGGGTGAGCCGGTCAAGCTGACCGCGCAGGAATACAAGCTGCTGTCCTACCTCATGCACCACAAGGGCAAGGTGGTCAGCCGCACCGAACTCATCGAACACATCTACGACCAGGATTTCGACCGCGATTCGAACACGATCGAAGTCTTCGTCACCCGCATCCGCAAAAAGCTGGGTGCGGAAGTGATCACGACCATCCGTGGACTCGGTTACAGCCTCGACGACCCCGCCGACCAGCCCCGCGCATCCTGA